GCCCCAACGTCGACTGGTGCGATGACCACCGCGTGGACGTGGAGACCATCCGCGCCAACGTCGTTGGCACCCTCTCCCTCGGCGACGTCTGCCGCGAGCGCGGCCTCCTCCTCGTCAACTGCGCCACCGGTTGCATCTTCGACTACGACGGCGCTCACACCCTCGGCTCCGGCGCGGGCTTCAAGGAGGAGGACACGCCCAACTTGGTCGGGTCCTTCTGCTCGAAGACTAAGGCCATGGTATGTGATGCCCTCATCATTCTCTTGTAAGCATGTGTCTCCACCCTGTCGGTGTAGACTGGTCGCGATCTTGTTGAAATCTTGAATCAAGAACCGATTCATGGTAGACATCGATAATTCGCGAGTTGTGGAAGGGCAATCCGTAGGTGGATGAGTAATGTTTGTCGATAGAACTCATCGACGAGATTCTTGTTCTGTAAAAGGTTAACAAAAGTCAAAAATATGTCGCTATGTAGTTTCAAGGAGGCTGGTCTCGCGCTTCTTGATCTTCTAGGACAATATAGTTCTCTAGATTCTCCATTCTTGCACAATGGATTCATGATCCTTGAGAGTCACTGAAAGAATCTAGTTTGGGAGGGATGCATTGAGGTGGTGTTGGAGATCTGATCAAGCGAGACGATCTCTTAAGTAGAGGGTGATGCATTTTTCTACATTCGTAGCTCCCTCTTTACTCTGATAGATGACTTTACCAAGCGACACAGAAGGCATCATGTCGATTACCATAATATACAGAGGACAAAAGAAATGTAGAGTTGTTGAATACTTGAGATTCGGATTCCATTGTCCTTCACTTCAGTTGCTTGCAAAATCTCATAAATCAAACAATGTTTTAGACTTTTCCATAATTTTCTTATGCTGCCTTATGCAATTAGATCTAAACTTTGCAATGATTCGTGATTCTTTCGTTTTTCTATCTCCATGAGCTGAGGGTGACATGATCAATCACCTAGTATTTCTTACCAAGGCAATCTACCTTTATTAGTATTATAAAAAGAAATTTGAAGCATTTTCTTCTTGTTCATAATATGTGCTTTCCTAATGCTTGCATGTAGACTTATCATGTTACTATCCATAATGATCAATTTATTTACTGTTGCACATGCAAAATAGAGCTTGTCATCTGTATCCCTGAACAAACTAACAAGCACAATTCTACCTGCAATTATGAATGTTTTTGCTTGTTTGGATTTTGCCCCTCGAAGGTGCAATTACAGAAATTCCCCTTTAGAATTAGATTCCTTATCATCACTAAATACCTTTCCTGACTCTGCTGAGATATTCAATTGGCAGGTGATACTCGGATTTGAGACCACGTGTAAGTGTCATATATGCtatttaatgtaatgaaaatttatttaaattttttaagaagTAATCTGCGTCCTGTTAGTTTCACACATAAAGAGCACTAAAAGAGCTCACTATCAGGTTGAATGACTGTGTGCATTATCTGATGGTTAACTTTCTAAACTCATGTTTTCTCGGTTATCATGTTTTCTGAAATGTATTAtcgtaaaaatttatattagatggCATTATCGAAATTTTAATAAGGTGTTTAATTATTTTCCATGTCTGGTTAAATTTAGCTAAAGGCAAACAATGGTTTAGATGTAAGCAGTTATTATTGATACCTTCAACTAAATCTTACTTTAGATGAAATGGTTTATTTGAAGTAACTTGGATGACACAGCTTTGTCTTCTGCAATAAAGGCTAAGTTCTTGCTACAAATTTTGTTCTTTCAGTTAGTTTATATAGGCTAACTTGTTTTACCTTGGTTTACTGTATTTGTTATGATATTTATTTACTGTTTATCTAATAACAACATACAAATTGTATTGTCAGTGAGGGCTAACATCTTCATGTGGTGACTTGTGCAACTTTAATAGGTTGAAGAACTGCTGAAGAACGTGTGCACCCTCCATGTTTGGATGCCCGTCTCATCAGATCTGTCAAACCTTGCAATTTCACTACCAAAATCACCCGCTATGAGAAGGTTGTTAACATACCAAACTCCATGACCATTTTGGATGAACTTTTGCCTGTACCGATCGAGATGGCAAAGCGGAATCTCACTGGGATATGGAACTTCACCAATCCCGGTGTTGTTAGCCATAACCAGATCTTTGAGATGTACAGAGACTACATTGATCCAAAATTTACTTGGAAGAACTTTAACCTTGAGGAACAGGCAAAGGTGATAGTTGCCCCTAGGAGCAACAATGAACTGGATGCTGCCAAATTGAAGAAAGAGTTTCCAGAGCTTCTGCCGGTCAAAGAGTCGCCGATCAAGTACGTCTTCAAGCCTAATCAGAAGACATCCGTGACCTAGGAAGTTGCTTTCTGAAGTTCTATTTCTTTGTCTCGGTAAGGCAGTTATTTCAATTTGGTTGGTTCGATCTATTCATCAAATGACAAACGTGTGACTGATGGTTAATTATGATTCCAGCCCTTTGTTCTATGGCATGAAATACCACCAATGCCAAGGAAATTGTAGCTTAGAATTATGTGTTGTGCTGCCGCTTCCTGTATCGCAGGAGCTGCTAGCAAGGGCTCTGCAAGCAATGTGCAATCTTAAGTCATGGTTGACTTAGAATCAAGGATTCAAATATCCATGAGCTTTGTTTTCGCAGTAAGCATTTGCCTGTCATCTTAGTTTCTTGAACTCATTTTTGACCAAGTTGGAAATTGGATTTATTAATCGTGGCAAAACTTTTACAGTGTGGTAAGCCACTGAGCATGCGGCAGTTCTTTTTTCAGTGCTTTGATGGCATCAATAAAAGGTTATCCTTTTATGTTCATTGCTATTTATGTGGTAGAACTGTTTATGTTTCTTTTACATTCTACCTTAGCTTGCTGAGTTTGCAGAACACGTGATGCCTCTATCCATATCCGTAGTCTTTTCCATGTGGCTCCACTGCCTCAGCTCTGGGTTGTCGAAAAGAAGTACAACATCATCACTGCAAAGCATACACGAAAGAAATGCCGACTCGAGACGCAAAGTAGCGCAGTCGCAGAGTGGCTGATGTGAGTGTAAATCCGAGGGGCAAACATGttattttctatatatttttgaaagataGATAAGTAAAAATAGCTGTAATTTTCGAACAGCCAGTGCTTATTATTGGTACCACTTTGGGCTATGGTACGGTGGATCAATGGACGAATGGTCGATGCTTTATCTTTACATGATAGTATCTTATGACTGATACTATCGGATTTTGTTTTTTAATCATGTGCTCTTGGTGGATCAATGGACGAGTGGTCGATGCTTTATCTTTACATGATAGTATCATATGACTGATACTATTGGATTTTGTTTTTAATCATGTGCTCTTGGAGAAACCAATCGGGTTGGTTGATGATGATAAGGATGgtgtggttgatctctttaagatgatgatgatgcttcAGTAGATGATCTCTTCTCCAGTTTATATGAACCTCTTAATCTTTGAAAACATTACTACTTTGCATGCTTAATTATGCTTCAAAGAAACTGCATTTGTGAAAAGATATCTCTACTTCTCTTGATACTTATGATTTGCTTAAATTTCTAGCTTCATGACttgatttccttttcttttattcACTTTGTTGGTAGAACATATAGTCCTACTtttaaagactatgatcacatcaaATGCCTAAAATCTTAGTGCTTCTTAGTTAACTAGTGAGGTTTTTTCAGTTTTGTTTAGCTTTGTTACTAGTGAGGCTTTTTTTTTTTAGGGTTTTGTCCAAAATATCCTCAATGAATCATGATGATTATCTTTTGATTAGGtttgacttaattttttttagaagaaTTGAATCATATTCAACTAAATCTTAACTATTCAATTTGATTTAATTGAATCTTATATTatcctttgatttttttttaatgacccAAACTCCACCTCTACTTTATGTCCTCTCACTCCACCATCGTCTCCTCCTTCTTATCGACTTCCTCGTCCTCACTCTTTCCGTTGACTTCCTCATCCGACTTCACCTCCATCGTCATTTTCTCTTTCTACTTCGCTACTTCCTCTCCCTCTCACTTGGCTTCCTCCTCCCCTTTCTCTCATCCACCTTCCTCatccctctttctcctttttctctttttttccttctacTACTCCTCGGTTGCTCCCTCCCCTTCTCGTCCTCCTAATTTATCTAGATTAGTTATTACATTTGAATTAcactataaatatattatttttaataaaattatcttaaatttttcaaaaaatattatgctCGAGTTACACTTTCTatgtaaaattatcttaaattcattataaaactaaaaaacttgagttatcctaaaaaatatattaatttttaaataaaactaTCCTAAATTATCCAAAAAATTATTACAATAGAGTTATACTCATTCACaatgcatattaaaaatatattaatttttatataaaattatcctaaattcatcataaaacaaatcataaaATCCTTCATTTCCTATTTCTTATATTGACTTAGTTACTCGAAGTTGAAATAAGTTAAACTCGATTATCTAACCTATttaagattaatatttttatttttaaatatttttagaataattagttatcaaaatttgagaattCTACTAGaatatatatttaacaaaaaaattgtgctaattttttattttatgatgaatctataagaattttttataaaaaataatatatttttaataagttCTACGAATGAGCCTAACTAGAGTGTAACTCGATTATAATCCAAGTATAACTTCAATGTAAGGGATCCGACCTAATTTGATTCGATCCGATATGAAGGAATCTAATCCGGACCGACTTAATCGGGACTAAGACACCTTAATTAGACCGAATCGACCTCTGAATCGATCAGGTTTGAAATAGTCTGATTCAAGAGTATTATAtagatttttgataaaaaaaaaatcccttgataaaaatcaaatatagGGGTGTCATTTGGAAAAAACCCCTTAGACATGGTTTTAAGTTGAACTTGACTAAAAAGATAGGATTTGTAGGTGAAGTCTTCGTTAGCCTCGCTACTAACTCGCTTGCATGTAACACCTAAAAACCTATCACacctaaaaattatattaaagcgATGCTCGATAAATATTTTGTCGATGATTAATGATGAAATTAGTTAGATTATTGGAAAAGGAAAAAGTGCGTGCGGTAAAATTATCCTAGAGAGTATTAGAAACACACTTTAAATCTTCTTATATGAAGCTCCAATAATAGTTAGAACTAAGCATGGATTTATTTCATGAGGACAATTATCAGAGATGATTAGTTATTACTCAGTCGTATAAATGTCTACTGAATATTATAGTTATCGCAAGTGAGACTCGCGTGATTAAGGTGAGAGAACTAACTTATGTACTCAGCTAATTGAACACATGAGATAGTGTCGAGTTGGCATCGATATAAATGTGTGGCTTTATGTGATTTGATAGTTTACATCACGAAACATCTTTTCTTCATATAATGTTTAATGAATGTTTGATAGAAAAGCatcaaaatatcttattattttatctatatctacgaaaaaaagattaaaaaaagaaaaacttgactTAGGACGTGAATTAGAAGAGAGATTCAACCCGAGGCTTTTTGGAAAGCgagtcattattattattattgttgttgttgttgatgatgatgatgatgatgaatgatTCGTAGTCTaagtatcaaaatattttattattatatctatatctaagaaaaaaaagaagaaaaaaaagagaggaaaactTTACTTAGGACGTGAATAGAAGAGAGATTCAACGCGAGGCTTTATTGCTCACTCGTCCTCGACTTAAGTCTCAAATGGGCCTACCTATTGCTTTTATTATTCCACACTCAACCTTATCCACCACATTTACAAACCTCGGAGATAAGGACATAAAAATACTGACTTAATCCTTTTCTTTTCCGCATGAGCTCATTGTGATTGTTCTTATTTGCATGTGTTGGTCACTTCTTCTTAATTTTCGTATttgttaataaaaaatatcattgatattttGATCAGCTTGATGCAGTCTAGACCCATATACACAGGATTGTTTAAGGTATATCTAAGGTGAAAACATCGAGCTTCTTAGGTGTCATATGTACGAAAACCAAGGTCGAAAAATATTTCAAGTTAGTAATCCAAAATGTATGAGTGCGGACGTGAGTAGTCCCAAGGAGTCCCCTCTTTCTCTATATTAAAAGTGAGTTTTTATACTTGATTATAAAGATAAAAATGAAGCTTGTtatctttttttatcataaaatgatAAAGAAACTTTGCAATTGTATTTCTAGACATAAATGATAAGAAAGAAGCTTACGATTGTCTCCTTTAGGGATagccttcatcttcttctttctctctcgacATCATGTGACGATGACACAAATGATGATTAGCCGACAACACATCCCCTATTAgtactataatatttttaatttttttaaaaaaataagaaagcGAGACAATAGCCAAGTATCTTAAGAAAATGTTctctaattaaatatataaatacgtGAATAATATTAGATAAAATGTAAAAAATGAAAGTTGCTGAACAAATTGTTTTTATATATAGactattgatatccaaaatgaaaaaaaaaaatcgtaaGAAGATTTTGCTACACAAATCTACGAAGATCTCTTACCGGAAGCGAAATATGAGACGCCATCAACGAAGCTAACCGTAGCACATCAAAGTTTAGcgggagagagagcgagagcggcACACCGCTGCGAGTCCCCGAGACGAGCGGAGACGGAGTACATTTAGCCTTATTAGCCTTGCATGTGAGGTCTTCCGTGGGTTCCTCCTCCACCAAAATGCTTCGTCGAAGCCGAGACGTCGAGGTCATGGACGAGGGGACGGCCACGAGCTTTGGGACGGTAGTGAGAGAGGCCGCCATCATGCTTTCCGGTGGGGCACCGCCTGCCGCACAGGGCGTGCCCCATCCCGCAGACTGCATCATGAAGggcgcagcagcagcagtagtagtagtagtagtagtagtagtagtagtagtgcaGGTGAGAATTGATGGATGCGTCATCATCTCCCAATCATCGAGTCCAAACAAACATATGTCAGGACCGGTCCGGACCTTCTACATTACATTACACCCATATTACTTGGTTGCCCCACTCTCCGTTTCGTCTCCTTCGCCATGGCCACATGTTGTCTTCTTCCTTATCTTATCTGGTTCTCTTCGGGAAGAAAGATAGATAAAACCAAGTGAAGCTGTCACCACTTGACCTTAGGATTTTATTGTGTGACCGAGAGAATTTCAAACTTAAACGAATAAATGTGTTGAGACATAATCCGATCGTCTGAGAGGTTCGAGTCATgatatcgagagagagagagagagagagagagagagagagagagagagagagatgaatagATTTGAAATTAATAATTTGGGATAAAAATAACTTAAGATTCTTATATTCAAACAAGAGAGTCCAATTTTTAACTGCAAGATGAACTCTTTAAGTTATAGGTCAGAAGTCCAATCTTTCATCAAAAGTCTAATATCAAGTCAAACTTTCCATTCTATCTATTCATCAACTCCTTTATATCTGAAAATTACTTTTAAATTACTTTGCAAACAACTAATGTGTGTGATAGAGATATGTGGTGCTTAGTTGGGGAACTACAAAGTTGAGCTTACAATGACATTGGAACAATAATATAATGACATTGACCAAGTTGGGTCAAACTCGATAAATCAAAATTGGAGTAGAATGAGCTAAAGAATAAATATGAGTAAAGATCAATCTAAGTGGACTTTAGCTTTAGGTTAAAAAAAGATGTGATACCTCTTATGATAAGggatatattattattgatttgttagattatatgatcctttataattaaataagatatataataaaattaattagattttgatgacaaatattgatcaatagaaaagaagtccatattatagtaggattccttagggaATACCCTTGATGAAAAGAACtctcataataatttattttctataaatagacatgacctCTAAGGACTAAATAACGcatctaataaaaaatataattgagaTATTATAGTTTCGAAGTTGTCTTGTGAaaggatagaaagagaggaggagagtCTAGTTCTTCTTGCAGATTGATAATAGTTTTGGATCTAAAGATAATGTCTTTATAGGTCAcacagagatttttttttttcagataacatcaaaaggtacgcattgtAAAActgatataatattatttgatttcaatcatgacaTATTACATACAATGTATAACAGTTTTTATATTTACTAAAATAATCATACTAAAAGATGTCTCTCTTCGAAACAATAATATTTTGCTATTATTTATCATGAGATGTAACTCTTCTTTTGTCACAATATGTATTTATGCCtaacataataaatataatattatatatttagattattttttcaGTTCTATATTTATATCTTCAACAAGATTTGTCacatctatatgtttgatatattGATCATTTATACATGTATGCATACTCTTTAGGCAACTCAATTTGtactttttataatattattttgtttaaaaaaatggaggtatttttttcttttgatacaaaaaaaataaaagttggTCAAATTAGATGAAACGTTagtaattgaaaataaaaaattattttttacgaAGTTGATACTGACCCTTTATTGTGAAGCTACATTGGTGACTGTCGTTTCTATGATAAATAAGAAATGTATTTCTCCCTATTTATTACTCGATGTTAtgtatgatatttgatttttgtttGAATCTTTTAAGATATATTctatcattcatatatatatatatatatatatatatatatactaattgcGTGATCATTTGGTAGGCCAACTATACTGAAATACTAagactactttttttttttggagaagaGAATGaccattttttttatcattgataCAATCCGATGTTAGGGTCAACTTTTGTACTCATCTGATTTAAACACTAATATTTTTTtacgtaaaaaaaaaataattgatgaTGACACAACGAATATAATTATCATGAAGTCAGATGAAAATTTTACAAAACAAATTAAATTGATTTAACGATTGAAGATCgatcaacaagaaaaaaaaaggggggggggggggcaaaaTTGGTTTGAGGCAATTCAAATGTTTATCATTCTTTTAACTTTtcatattattttgagaaaaatattgagaaaaaataaactttaaattaatgTTTTATGTTTTTGATTAAGAGATTGAGCcatagatatgattataaaataaaatattcatattaATATAGATGATAATTAGAGCCTATCATTTTTCAAACTTGATATGTCATATTTTAGCACCATGTCCTTCACAGTAGTCGATGACCATGATAGTGCTAACAAAGGAGCCCCCATGACATGACGCGATATCTCGAACTTGAATGAGGCGACCACATGCCCTCGTGCTGTTCGACGTCGTACAAGTTGACGTCGAACACCGCAAAGCCATTCTGAAAAGTTCGAAATGGCGCCACACGATGCAGGTCCATAAAGGTCAGTTAACACTTGTTTGTAAGGTATAAGCCTATTGCCCGAGGAGTCGACAACCATTAACGAACCATGTACGATCGACCCCCCTTCgtaggtataaaagccaacccctTGACTAATGCTAGGAGGAAGGACTTCGAGCATTTAGCTCACTCTTACTATACTCAACACTAATTTAAACTTCAGAGTGATCGAGTCAAaaaatttctctctcaatctcgaCCTATGTGCAAGAGCTCGACGATAAAGAAATAGGCAACTCGTAAAGGAAAACAATTGCACTCAAGATGAGGCTCCAACTCAACCTGACCCGATCCTCACTTCCACCATCCGATCATCCATGTGCATAATCTTGTTCATCCAAGATTAAATGGAATGACACATTAGTCCGGGCATAAAGATTCCCCAACAAAATTATTTTCCAATGATCCTTTTGGCATGGGATATACACATATATCCCTCCTTTTGGTGTTCATAGGACCACTTTTGTCCATGCATAGGTCACACCATTAGAATGTTGACAGCCAAATGTTGTTCTTTCCGATGTACAACTTCAATTTAAGATAAGAAATATACATTTTGTGGTAGTGTCTTATCCCATTGGCTCATGCAAGTCAAAGCACATCCCATGTGCATCATACTTGCATGCCTTTGGTTATGAGGTAAAATGTGGTCGACGTCTTTGTCCTATTTTAGCTGGAATAGGAATCATATCCGAGTCCTAAGAACCCCTTCTCAGATATCATTCTCATCTCATTTGATTTCCCCCAAATGTGACATAGGAAGAATGATTGTTTGAGGGATCTTTCTTAACCTTTCTACGTACATCTCTCATAGAATTTTGATCTACATGTAATCATCTAaaccaaataatttttttcaaatatctaacttaattaaatatatatatataatttatatacatgtatatatatacatatatatatatatatatatatatatatatatacatatatatatatatatatatatagagagagagagagagagagagagagagagagagagagagagagatggactaCGTTGAACACTGTCAGGGTTGTGTGGGACGCACAGGCTTGTCTGTTGCGAGGAGGATCCATTTGCGGAAAAGATTTATCCGCCGATAGCAGGACGCAGTCTTTTGGAAGCTTAGATGGGTTGGGGAACACTTGAATGTACGAATAGGTGTAACGACGCGCCCCCTCGCTTATTGCGGCAGACAAGCTGAGCTCAAATAGCTTTACGTCCGTGGTTGGCTTTGCAGAGCTTTGATGGAGCGTAGGGTCATCCCCTCCGGTTACCTTCCAAACACCTCTTTTGTTGCCACCTGAGAACCCTAGAACACAGCCGTCAGCGCTACCAACCCATTCTCTAACGACGAGATGATGCTGTGGTTTTCCCACAGTTCACGTGAGTTCCATCTCAGATTGAACTTGGCTCTTGCGTTCATACATACGCTTTGCACCATTAGTCATTGAACTTTGCTAAGCTGGTACGATATTGAATCGATAATAAAAGCTCTTACACACTCGATTGTTCCCCCGAAACAGCAATATATATGAATATAGATGATAACAGTACTGCGATCGTCTCTTTTATTCTACCGCTCGCTGAGATCCTGCACCATATCTCTAAGGATAACTCCACAAGCTCTCCCCCTCCGAGGCCTCCGGCGAGTCCTCGGAGCCATGCGGGCTCAGCCTTGGTGGGCTCATCAGCATCCCTTCCGCCATGTTCACCAACAACTGGGGCATGTCGAATATCTCCTCCTCATCTACATATTGCTCCTCCGAGCCAGGAGATGACCCGCTGTGGCTTCcgacctgctgctgctgctgatgatgatgatgatgcgaaGCGGCCGTACTGCTGTCACCCGCTCCCGTCCTCGGCATCAGCGAAGCGGCTGCCTCGGCCGCTGCCATGCGGATATGGGCGGGGGAGGCCGAGGCCGGCACGGGACGAGATGCGATCTCGTCGGGGAAGTTCAGCACGGCGTCCCGGCCCCGGAGCGCGTAAGCGGCCACGTCGTAGGCCACGGCAGCCATCTCGGCGGTGGGGTACGTGCCCAGCCAGATGCGGCTGGCCTTGCGCGGCTCGCGGATCTCCGACACCCACTTCCCGCTCCGGTACCGGATGCCGCGGTAGCTGGGGTGCTTCCGGGGAGCAGACCGCTCCATCCTCATCCGCGGGTCACTCCGCTGCCCCTCGGGCTGCGCCGCATTGCCTCCCTGCTCACGCGGAAGCGGCCGCTGCTGCTCGGGTGGGGGCGGCCGGCTGCCCACGTGGGGATGGCGGTGCATGTCCGAAGCTCGGTCAGCCATGCACCTGCTTCGAGGAAAGGTAGAAAGGGAACAAAGAAAGAACGAACAGCTACAATAATACTAAAACAGGGTTGCACAGTGTCGGCGACAAGCAAAGGTAGAAAGCTACGGTGGTTCACATGATCAGATTGTACAGTAGCTGTTTGTTGTGTGTAGTGAAGCGGAAATGGGAGAGGGGAATAATATATCTGACCAAAGTACTCAAGGTGTTTGGGGAAAGAAAGAAGGTGAAGTGTTAGCGTGTAAGGGAGCGTTAATGGTGAAAGGAGAGTCAGCTTCGGGATGTATATACGCCTTGTTTCCGACGCTC
The DNA window shown above is from Musa acuminata AAA Group cultivar baxijiao chromosome BXJ2-4, Cavendish_Baxijiao_AAA, whole genome shotgun sequence and carries:
- the LOC103983364 gene encoding ethylene-responsive transcription factor ERF027-like; the protein is MADRASDMHRHPHVGSRPPPPEQQRPLPREQGGNAAQPEGQRSDPRMRMERSAPRKHPSYRGIRYRSGKWVSEIREPRKASRIWLGTYPTAEMAAVAYDVAAYALRGRDAVLNFPDEIASRPVPASASPAHIRMAAAEAAASLMPRTGAGDSSTAASHHHHHQQQQQVGSHSGSSPGSEEQYVDEEEIFDMPQLLVNMAEGMLMSPPRLSPHGSEDSPEASEGESLWSYP